The Sinorhizobium fredii USDA 257 region ATCCGATGGAGGACACGACGGCGCTGGAAGGCTATGCCGGCGAAACGGCGTCGGCACTCATTCAGCTTGCCTCACTGATTCTCGACCCGGCGAATGCCGCGAAATCGGCGGATGCAGCAGGGCATGCCGGCGTTGCTCAAACGATCGCCGGGCTGTTGCTGCTCCTGCCGATCCATTCTCGGCGGGGTCAGGTCTATTTTCCCGCCGATCTCCTGCGGGCGACCGGGCTCGACAGGGAAATGCTGCTCGACGGCCGCGACGAGGCGGCGATCGGCCGGGCCGTCCGCGCCTTCTGCGGGCTCGGCCGGGATCATCTCGCCAAGGCACGCAGCGGTTTGAGTTCAATCTCTCCGCAGAATTTCTCTGCCTTCGTTCCCGTCGCTCTTGCCGAGCCGATTTTCGAGCGCGCCGAGGTCGCCGGCGCTCGGATCCTCCGGCACTCGATCCAACCGCCCCAGTGGCAGCGTCAATGGCGGATGTGGCGGGCCGGCCGCCGCCGGCGTTTCTGACGGCAATCCCTGCCGGTCGCGTTTCTGTCCAAGCTGGCGCAAGCCTCGAGCAATAGAGGTTAGGCCCCTATAAATACCTCTCGTCCGAAAGGGACGGATGATGCTCTGGTTGATACTTATCGCTCTGATTGTGTTCGTCGGTGCGTTTTATGTCTGGATGAATGCGCGCGCTGAAAGCGACGCCAGCAATCCCGACACCGGTTCGGCGATGGTAGAGTTTGGCCGCGCTTTTCCGGAGGAGGCGATCCGGGCGCTGCATTCGACCACCGATGGCAAGGCCATCTTCCTTCGTCTGCACGACGGCAAGGCCGGCTTCATCCAATCTCACGGCACGCATTATGTTTGCCATGTCATTCAGCCCGGGAAATTGCGGGTGAACAGCTCCGAAAGCGGGCATGGGCTCATCGTCCATTTCCCGGATTTCGCCTATCTGGACAATAACTTCGAATTTCGCACCGCTGCCGAGGCGGCCGAGGTGTCGCTGTGGCTGCTCGGCAGCTTCAACCTAGGGATCGACGCACCGGTGGATGGGAGAGTCGCGGTGCAGACGATCGACTGAAGCCGTCAGGCGGCTTCGTGCGCCAGCCAGTCGGCGCAGTCCTTTAGCGCCCGTGCCGCGGTCGCCTGCTTCTTGGCAACTGCCTTTTCCTTGCCGCGGAAGCGCTTGGCACCCTCGGGCCTGGTGAGCGCACCCGGCTCCAACGGCGGAAACAGGCCGAAATTGATGTTCATCGGCTGGAACGAGCGCTTGCCGGGCTCGTCGTCGGAAACGATGTGCCCGCCGGTGATGTGATTCAGGAGCGCGCCGAAGGCGGTCGTGGCGGGCGGCAGCGATGGCGCTTCGCCCTTGCGTTCGGCAGCGGCAAACCGTCCGGCAAGAAGCCCGATGCTGGCACTTTCAACGTAACCCTCGCAGCCCGTGATCTGGCCGGCGAAGCGAAGACCCGGGCGGGATTTCAGCGTCAGCGAACGATCCAGCAGGATCGGCGAGTTGATATAGGTGTTTCGGTGCAGGCCGCCGAGCCTTGCGAATTCGGCGTTCTCGAGGCCCGGGATCATCCGGAAGACTTCCGTCTGGGCGCCGTATTTCAGTTTGGTCTGGAAGCCCACCATGTTATAGAGCGTGCCCAGCGCATTGTCCTGGCGCAGTTGCACGACGGCGTAAGGCTTGATCGAGGGATTGTGGGCATTTGTCAGCCCCATCGGCTTCATCGGGCCGTGACGCAGCGTTTCACGGCCGCGTTCCGCCATCACCTCGATCGGCAGGCAGCCGTCGAAATAGGGCGTGCCTTCCCATTCCTTGAAGCCGGTCTTGTCGCTGTCGATCAGCGCATCGACGAAGGCGTTGTACTGCTCCTGCGTCATCGGGCAGTTGATATAGTCCTTGCCCGTGCCGCCGGGACCGACCTTGTCATAGCGCGACTGGTGCCAGCACACATCCATGTCGATCGTCTCGGTGTAGACGATCGGCGCTATGGCATCGAAGAAGGCGAGCGCGTCGGCGCCGGTTTCGTGGCGGATCGCCTCGGCGAGAGCGGGGGCGGTCAGTGGACCGGTGGCGACGATCGCGAGGTCCCATTCCTTGGGCGGCAGATCGCCGATTTCCTCGCGAACGATCGAGATCAGCGGGTGGCTTTCGATCCGGGCGCTGACCGCGTGCGAGAAGCCGTCCCGATCTACGGCAAGCGCGCCGCCGGCCGGCACCTGGTGGCGATCGGCGGCCTGCATGATCAGCGAGCCCGCCAGGCGCATTTCCGCATGCAGCACGCCGACGGCATTGCTGGCGGCATCGTCGGAGCGGAAGGAGTTGGAGCAGACGAGTTCGGCGAGACCATCGGTCTTGTGCGCGTCCGTGCCGCGCACGCCGCGCATCTCATGCAGAATGACCGGCACGCCCGCCTCGGCGATCTGCCAGGCAGCTTCCGAGCCGGCAAGCCCGCCGCCGATGACGTGAATGGGAGAATAGAGGGAGGTAGTCTTGTTCATGCGCGGCTTCCTACCACAGCCATTCCGTGCTTCCAACAAAAACGGCGCCCGTGGGCGCCGTCTTTGAAGTCCAGGCTCCGTTCCGATTAACGGAAGGAGCGAGCCGCGATGTTGCGGATATCGTAGCGGGTGATGCCGATGTCGCTCAGCGCGTGGTTCGAGAGGCCGCCGAGCTCGGCGACAGTGCGGCGGTAATTGATCCAGCTCTTTGCAATGCGAATGGGGTTCATGGTCGTTCCTCAGATCAGT contains the following coding sequences:
- a CDS encoding phytoene/squalene synthase family protein: MQEPDAQILATLRDTDRDRYLACLLAPPEKRRSLACLYAFHAEIGRVRDMIHEPLPGEIRLQWWRDLLENRSGGEGHPLAEALLGCIDEHRLPVGVLQNMLDARIFDLYDDPMEDTTALEGYAGETASALIQLASLILDPANAAKSADAAGHAGVAQTIAGLLLLLPIHSRRGQVYFPADLLRATGLDREMLLDGRDEAAIGRAVRAFCGLGRDHLAKARSGLSSISPQNFSAFVPVALAEPIFERAEVAGARILRHSIQPPQWQRQWRMWRAGRRRRF
- the trmFO gene encoding methylenetetrahydrofolate--tRNA-(uracil(54)-C(5))-methyltransferase (FADH(2)-oxidizing) TrmFO, giving the protein MNKTTSLYSPIHVIGGGLAGSEAAWQIAEAGVPVILHEMRGVRGTDAHKTDGLAELVCSNSFRSDDAASNAVGVLHAEMRLAGSLIMQAADRHQVPAGGALAVDRDGFSHAVSARIESHPLISIVREEIGDLPPKEWDLAIVATGPLTAPALAEAIRHETGADALAFFDAIAPIVYTETIDMDVCWHQSRYDKVGPGGTGKDYINCPMTQEQYNAFVDALIDSDKTGFKEWEGTPYFDGCLPIEVMAERGRETLRHGPMKPMGLTNAHNPSIKPYAVVQLRQDNALGTLYNMVGFQTKLKYGAQTEVFRMIPGLENAEFARLGGLHRNTYINSPILLDRSLTLKSRPGLRFAGQITGCEGYVESASIGLLAGRFAAAERKGEAPSLPPATTAFGALLNHITGGHIVSDDEPGKRSFQPMNINFGLFPPLEPGALTRPEGAKRFRGKEKAVAKKQATAARALKDCADWLAHEAA
- a CDS encoding DUF1127 domain-containing protein, which gives rise to MNPIRIAKSWINYRRTVAELGGLSNHALSDIGITRYDIRNIAARSFR